The Avibacterium sp. 20-132 genome segment TATCGCCCACTAACCAATCAAATAACAAGATAATCGCCATCATTACTACGATTAAAATTGAGCCATAAGCAATGGCTACACCGTATTCGCCATCTTCTACACGGTTCAAAATATAAGAGGTCGCCACTCTTGTATCTGCGGTCACTAAGAATACGATCGCACTGACGGTGGTCATTGCTCGTACGAAACTCGTTACTAACGCAGATAATAAGGCGGGTTTAAGTAATGGAAAGACAATATACCAAATGGTTTTTAATGAGCTTCCTTTTAAGGAAAGTGATGCTTCATCAAGGGATTTATCAAGCTGTCCTAAGCCTGCCACAGCGGCGCGCATACCCACAGGCATATTACGCATAACCATTGATAGCACAATGATAATGCTCGTTCCTGTAAGGTAAATTGGGGCATTGTTAAAGGCAAGAATATAGGAAACCCCTGCCACGGTTCCGGGAACGGCAAAACAAAGTAAGGTTAAAAACTCAAGGGTTTTCTTACCTTTAAAATCACGGCGTACCGTAATGTAGGCAATCAGCAAACCAAAAATTGCGGTGATTGGGGCTGCGGTGGCGGCAAAAATCACTGTATGAATAAGTGATGGCCAAGCACCGTCACTAAAGCCTTGTCCAAACAAGGTGAGATAGTGTTTAAAGGTGAAGGTGTAATCCACTCCCCAGTTCATTGTGAAACTGCCGTAGAAAATACTGCCGTATAACACCGCATTAAACAGTACCCAGAAAGCAAGGGTAAAAATAATGAAAAATTTCATCGCACTCGGTAAATCTTGCACATCGCCACGATAAGATTTACCCGAAACCGTAACGTATGAACGATTACCTATCCATAAATATTGGATAATAAAAATACCTAAGGAAAAAATTAATAAGAGACTTCCTAAAGTACTTGCTGAAGCATAATCTAACTGTGAACCAGCAATATAGAAATAAATTTGTGAAGAAATCACATCAAAACTACCGCCCAATACAAGTGGGGTACTAAAATCCGCCAAGGATTGGATTGCGACCACTAAAAACGCATTGGCGAGTGCAGGTTTGAGTAGGGGAAAAATAATATTAAAAAAGGCTTGGTAGCGATTCGAGCGTAGCGTGTAAGCTGCTTCTTCAATAGAGGGATGAATAGATTTTAGCGCACCTTCTAAAATCATAAATGCCATAGGTGTCAGCGCGAGGGTGTGAGCAATGATAATCCCGGTAAACCCATATAACCAGTTGCTACTAAAGCCAAAATATTCTACCAAAAATTCAGTCACATAACCTGAACGCCCAAGCATTAAGGTTACGCCTAACCCTACCACGAAAGGCGGGGTAACAATAGGCAAAATGGAGAAAATTTTTCCGATGACTGCGGTGCGTTTCGCAATACGTGTCGTATAAAGAGCGAAAATTAAACCAAATAATGTCGCGAAAACCCCCACCGTGATTGCCACACTGAGCGAGTTACCGATAATCCGAATAATATAAGGTTTTTCGATAATGCTGATCACTTGGCTTGGCACAAAGTCCCCATTGTCATAAAACATTGAGACAAAAATTGCCAAAGTTGGATAAACAA includes the following:
- a CDS encoding ABC transporter permease, with the protein product MNKLVQMFNCSLFWILLALLGFICLPSMALYYGLAESTADEIYEAMGWASFNLSWFWFASLAFVPIFSAVFKGKGERQQGIAEFMAVLAIFLFVFISATIEKFNLGYAIFILMLSLIALATQSLAKMKVMQGDKFIIASLISIVLLIFFFIVYPTLAIFVSMFYDNGDFVPSQVISIIEKPYIIRIIGNSLSVAITVGVFATLFGLIFALYTTRIAKRTAVIGKIFSILPIVTPPFVVGLGVTLMLGRSGYVTEFLVEYFGFSSNWLYGFTGIIIAHTLALTPMAFMILEGALKSIHPSIEEAAYTLRSNRYQAFFNIIFPLLKPALANAFLVVAIQSLADFSTPLVLGGSFDVISSQIYFYIAGSQLDYASASTLGSLLLIFSLGIFIIQYLWIGNRSYVTVSGKSYRGDVQDLPSAMKFFIIFTLAFWVLFNAVLYGSIFYGSFTMNWGVDYTFTFKHYLTLFGQGFSDGAWPSLIHTVIFAATAAPITAIFGLLIAYITVRRDFKGKKTLEFLTLLCFAVPGTVAGVSYILAFNNAPIYLTGTSIIIVLSMVMRNMPVGMRAAVAGLGQLDKSLDEASLSLKGSSLKTIWYIVFPLLKPALLSALVTSFVRAMTTVSAIVFLVTADTRVATSYILNRVEDGEYGVAIAYGSILIVVMMAIILLFDWLVGDTRIARSKAKKMN